The Lacticaseibacillus rhamnosus DNA window ACTTTCTATAACGCGCTCCCCGGCGCAGAAGTCTGCGTGTAAGGACCTTAAGCGCAATGGCAAAGCCCGGCCATCACGCTTAAGGCCGCTTACACTCCGACTTCTAAGCGCGCCGGCTCGCGCTCACTTTCTATAACGCGTTCGCTGGCCTAGAAACCTGCACATAAGGACCTTGGGCGCAATGGCCAAGCCGGGCCATCACGCCCAAGGCCGCTTATGCTCCGGTTTCTAACCGGGCTGGCTCACGCTCACTTAGGCTTGCGTGATTGTTGAAAGTGCGGGAAGATGTTCTGTGAGGTGATCGCATGTTTCAGGAAATCGGCCTAAATGCTGCCATAACCCTTGTTTCCCATTTTGTTTTCATCATGTTGGCGTTTCGGGCGTTGAATGCATTACGCTTTGAGCAGTTTATTAAGGCCAATCATGTTCGCGAGGCACAGGTGCTGTTACTTTTTATGGCAGTTGGCTTAGGTTATTTAGTTAGTTCCTTCTTTTTATCACTGGTTCAAGCAGCTTTAAACTTACCTAAACTTTTCCTATAAAAACCTCGTCTTAACTATGTTATAATGCGATAGTTAGTCAATTTACGAGGAGAGATATATACCCATGGCAAAAGATATTGGGATCGACTTAGGGACGGCCAATGTACTAATCAATGTTAAAGGCAAAGGCATCGTCTTGAATGAGCCGTCCGTTGTCGCCATTGATACCCATACCGGCAAAGTGCTGGCAGTTGGGACAGAAGCCTACAAAATGGTTGGGCGCACACCGGGTAACATTCGATCAATTCGCCCATTGAAAGATGGCGTGATCGCTGATTTCGACATTACCGAAGCAATGCTTGAATATTTCATTAACAAATTAAATGTAAAAGGCGTTTTTTCAAAACCAAATATTTTGATTTGTGCCCCTACTAATATTACGGACATTGAACAAAAGGCTATTATCCAGGCCGCGGAAAAGTCTGGTGGCCGCCATGTTTACCTTGAGTTTGAGCCTAAGGTAGCAGCGGTAGGAGCGGGATTGGATATTTTCCAGCCGCAAGGGAACATGGTGATTGATATCGGTGGCGGGACCAGCGATATTGCCGTGCTTTCGCTGGGGGAGATTGTTACCAGTCGTTCACTGCGGTTAGCCGGCGATAAAATGGATGCGTCCATTGCTGCTTACGTCAAGAACAAGCACAAGCTGATTATTGGCGAACACACTGCCGAACAAATCAAGATCAAGATCGGTGCGGTTTATGATGCCGATCCTAAAGAAACGATTGAAGTCCGGGGTCGCGATATCGCAACCGGACTGCCACGCGAGGTTTCGGTGACCTCAGCTGAAGTGTCAGATGCGTTACATGAGACCATGATGGCGATTATTGATGGTGCCAAAGGGGTTTTGGAGAAGACCCCGCCGGAACTTTCGGCTGATATTATTGATCGCGGTATCATGCTGACAGGCGGTGGTGCCTTATTGAAAGGCATTTCACAGCTATTTGCCGACGAATTGAAAGTACCGGTTCTGCTGGCTGACGATCCTTTAGATGCGGTGGCACTGGGAACAGGCGTGTTATTAGACAATATTGAACATCATCGCCAATACTAGGAGTTGTCACTTATGGACTCGCAATATCCTAAACGCGTTTTTCATCACGTCAAGATTTGGCTGATTGTTGCCTTGATTGCCTTGATTTTGGGCTTGTTAATCGGCTTTGGTATGGGTGGCGATAATCCATTTAAGGTATTTTTGCCTTCAACCTGGATCCATTTCTTTAACTTCTTGCGTTAGGAGTGGACATGAAACAAATCCTGACTTGGCTGGTGCGGGGCTACCAGCGATTTATTTCCCCGTTATTTCCGCCGAGTTGTCGGTATTATCCGACTTGTTCGACGTATATGATTCAGGCGTTGCAACGACATGGGGCGGTAAAAGGGCTTTTAATGGGGATTGCTCGGATTTTACGATGCAACCCCTTTGTTAAAGGTGGGCTAGATCCGGTGCCAGCTTATTTTACGTTGCGGCGTAATCCGCATCCCGAAAATGATTTGGATCTTAGTGACATTCAAAATCTTAATCGCAAGCTAGGAGGCCATCATGGCTAAAGAAAAAAATATTAAAGTCGCACAGATGGATGAAACCCGCAATGGCCACACGGTTTCCGTCTTAAGAATCGGCGATCAGGAGATTGGTTTTATCGAACCGGATGGCACGCGGTTTGCCGCTTATGTTGCCGGTTCTAACAAGCCCAATCGCTTTAAAAATATTGATGATGCAGTGAATGCTTTAATTGCGGAATATCATTTGCATCAAGGCTGAGCAATTTTCTTTTGTTAAAATAACGGTAACAATAACCTAGCGAAACACTGTAGGTGAATGACTAACCTAGCTTTTAACGGTGTGGCAATGGGTTCATGAATGTGGTGTAAGGAGGCTGGCCGTGGAATCGCATGAAATCAAATCCAATTCTGAAGGCGATCGCATCGACTACGGTATTATTCTGTCGGT harbors:
- a CDS encoding DUF1146 family protein; the protein is MFQEIGLNAAITLVSHFVFIMLAFRALNALRFEQFIKANHVREAQVLLLFMAVGLGYLVSSFFLSLVQAALNLPKLFL
- a CDS encoding rod shape-determining protein — encoded protein: MAKDIGIDLGTANVLINVKGKGIVLNEPSVVAIDTHTGKVLAVGTEAYKMVGRTPGNIRSIRPLKDGVIADFDITEAMLEYFINKLNVKGVFSKPNILICAPTNITDIEQKAIIQAAEKSGGRHVYLEFEPKVAAVGAGLDIFQPQGNMVIDIGGGTSDIAVLSLGEIVTSRSLRLAGDKMDASIAAYVKNKHKLIIGEHTAEQIKIKIGAVYDADPKETIEVRGRDIATGLPREVSVTSAEVSDALHETMMAIIDGAKGVLEKTPPELSADIIDRGIMLTGGGALLKGISQLFADELKVPVLLADDPLDAVALGTGVLLDNIEHHRQY
- a CDS encoding DNA-directed RNA polymerase subunit beta, with the translated sequence MDSQYPKRVFHHVKIWLIVALIALILGLLIGFGMGGDNPFKVFLPSTWIHFFNFLR
- the yidD gene encoding membrane protein insertion efficiency factor YidD translates to MKQILTWLVRGYQRFISPLFPPSCRYYPTCSTYMIQALQRHGAVKGLLMGIARILRCNPFVKGGLDPVPAYFTLRRNPHPENDLDLSDIQNLNRKLGGHHG
- a CDS encoding DUF2969 domain-containing protein, translated to MAKEKNIKVAQMDETRNGHTVSVLRIGDQEIGFIEPDGTRFAAYVAGSNKPNRFKNIDDAVNALIAEYHLHQG